CATTATTTGCCATGGCGACTCCGGTATCGCTTGAAGCAAATGAAGCCTACATCCGCGAAGGAGAAAACAGCCGTCGATTGGCTTTTATTGAACGAGGTGTCATCCGGGCGTACACCATTAAGGAAAATGGAGATGAGGCTACACTTCTGCTGCGCTGGGAGGGCCAGTTTATTGCCTCACATGATACCATTATTAACCGCCAACCTTCACGGTTTATTTACCGTGCACTGGAGCCTGTGGAGTTACTACAGATCGATTATGATATTTTGGAAGAGGTTTTGAAAATCCACCCAGAGTATGAACCGCTCCGAAATTTTTTCCTGATGAAAATGCTGGCCGAATCTTTAAAAATGCTAGAATCCTTTGTTACACAATCGCCAGAAGAGCGTTATCGGGAACTACTGTCCGAGCGTTTTGACCTGGTAAACCGCGTGCCTGATAAATATATCGCATCTATGCTCGGCATCACCCCAGTGTCATTAAGCCGAATTCGCAAAAGGATGCATACAAAAGGAAAAACAATAACATAAATTATCTTTTGTTAAGCCCCTAAATTATCTTTTGTTAACGGTGCAAAAACCATTTGCTTTATACTTTTGGAGTATAAAAATAAAATAGATATGGAAAAGATAATAGAAACCATAGTGGGGATTTTTAGCGCTTCGGTTATCCGGTATTTTATACTTGCCGGAATTCCTTTTGCGCTGTTTTATCTGTTTATGCCTGTTAAGCTTGGTAAATTTAAAATTCAGCAAAAACTAGCCACAAAAAAAGATTTCATCCGTGAGGTGTGGCATTCCATGCAGAGTACACTGGTATTTTCAATCATCGCAGCTGGGCTGGTTTTTACACCTCTGCATCAATACACCAGAATTTATACACACATCAATGATTTTCCAATGTGGTACATGGGGGTTGCGCTGGTACTGAGCTTGATTATACATGATACTTATTTTTATTGGATGCACCGATTATTGCATCACAAAAAATTGTTCAAACTTACCCATCTGGTCCATCACAAGAGCACCAATCCTTCACCATGGACATCCTACAGTTTTCATATACTGGAAGCCATCACCGAGGGACTTGTTTTAGTGCCAATCGTGATCCTGCTGCCGATGCATCCCTTAACAATATTACTCTTTACCGTAACCGGTTTCATCATTAATGTGTACGGACACCTGGGCTATGAAATTATGCCTAAATGGTTCCGCTTTACCTGGACATTCGAAATCCTGAATACTTCGGTACACCATAACCTCCATCACAGTAAATTTAAGGGGAATTATGGCTTGTATTTCAGAATCTGGGACCGGTTGATGGGCACAGAACATCCAGATTATGTAAAGGAATATGACCGCTTGCAGGATCAGCGCTTCAATTAAATTATATTTGTTTGGAGGGAAAGAACCTTTAGCGCTTCAGCACAACGGGTTTAACCAATTGAATAACAGTAAGGTAAACGACGGTACGTAAAGCCTGTAAAACTGCCTGGCGGTGATCGTTTTTACATGAAAGATTTACTGGCTGCCTAAAAAAAAAGCCAGTGAAAGGACCATATTTGATTACCCTTCCTTTACCTGTTGTTTACCCTTTCTTGCTACCAGGTTAACCCCAGGCTTACCCCAGGGTTACCCCGGCTTTACCTTTTCTTTACCTAAAAGGTAAAGCCAGTGCCTGTTTTTGCAGAATGCCGCCACCACCTATGGTTATGCTGCCCTTAAGCAGGCTGCCACAAACCCCAAGCCCTTGTATCATTGCCCGACAACTGTAATGGCTCATTTTAGCTCAATAACGGTCTTATATAGCTCAATTTGGTTCATTTTAGCTCAAAATCAGGCGCCAATGCTGCTCAACCGCTAAGTTTGGGCATGGATTTAAACATACCGGTATAAACAGAAATCCTTTTTTTGAACAAACATTTTTTCAATAAAAAACAAAAATGATGGTAACTGTCGAAAAATCTTTCTATAAAGGTAAAAATGCCTTAGTCCTGCAGATAAAAGTTGAGGCTAATGGAGACAATACACTTACAATCTTGAAGGATATTGAATTTCATAATGGGGTAATTGAAGCTATAATTTGTGGACAACCACTTGCAAACGCTGCAGAAACAGCCCGTGGCTTTGTAGGTATTGCGTTCAGACCGGCTTTAAGCATCCTGTTCAAAATATCTATACCTGTTGTGGATTCCACTAAGAGACGAAAACTGATCACATCTGTTTTCCTGGTCTCATTATGGTCATTCAGCGTATCTAGTATATAAAACCACTCCATCTCCGGGATCTGCCTTAGTGCCAGGCGGTAATTAGTTTTACTAAAGGTTTCATGTTGCTAATCTAAATCAATAGATATTATATTCCGTTGTATTTGCATCGAATTCGTTTTATTTTTACTGAAAATATTTTTTTATGAAAGATTATATCATTTTATTCCGCGAGCCAGATGGAAGAATGGATGAACATCCTGCTGAATATTTGCAGGTTCATCAGCAGCGTTGGAGCAATTGGCTGACCCGGTTAAAAGCTGAAGGCCGTTTAGCCGGGGGGAGTTCCTTAACACTGGAGGGGAGACTCATCACTGGGGATGGCACAACAATCAGCCATGCCACTCATAAAGTAGGAACGGAGATCGTGGGTGGATTTTTATTGTTAAAGGCAAACAGCCTGGATGAGGCGGCAGAGATCGCATCGTCATGTCCAATCTATGAATCTACCGGTTATTCGGAAGTCCGCGAATTTAAGAATTAAGCCAGGCTGGTATGGGCGAAACTGGCTAATATGGCAGCATTGACTTTATGAAATAAATATTAGGCAATATTGAACAGAGATTTTATGTTTCAGTTCAATATAGCCGGTACTTCCAGAATTGTAAGGAACCTTCTTCATTGTTCATATCAGCTTTCTCTTAGCATCGTGTATCTTTAGCGCCCAGCTGAAAGATGCCAATGTATCAAATACTTGAGAACTGTATTTTATATTCCAGCGGTTTTTTATTCATAATTTCCTTAAACTGCTTGTTGAAATTGGACAAGGTGTTAAATCCACTTTCATAGGAGATTAAAGATACAGGCATATTGGTTTCCATCAGTAGTTTACAAGCGTATTTGATGCGTAGTTCCATAATAAATTTGGAAAATGTCCTGTTGTTCCTCGCCGTAAAATATCTGCTGAATGAGGATGGAGTCATACACAATATTTCTGCCAGTTCCGGCAAGGAAATCCTGCTCCGAAAGTTTGCGAGTGCATATTCGTAAACTTTGTTCATCCGGTCGGTCTCATTCTCATTAACAGGATCACTATATGCTGTATGTGAGACGTAATGATAAGTTTTCGAATTTGCCAGTACTTGAAGGATTTTGAGTAGTTGGATTAAGCTCTCTAATCCACTCATTAGTGTGAGCGCTTTCATCATACGGGTAACAAGGTCTTTGCATTCCCCGTAGAACTCCAATCCTCTGGCCGATTTTTTTAATAACTTTTTGATCAGCAGCATTTCTTCCTTTTGCATCATCTGTTCACCCATGAAGTTTTCCTGTAGGTAGATGA
The nucleotide sequence above comes from Pedobacter riviphilus. Encoded proteins:
- a CDS encoding Crp/Fnr family transcriptional regulator, with protein sequence MGRSIDTLQKLLFDLAGVLPADTAPLFAMATPVSLEANEAYIREGENSRRLAFIERGVIRAYTIKENGDEATLLLRWEGQFIASHDTIINRQPSRFIYRALEPVELLQIDYDILEEVLKIHPEYEPLRNFFLMKMLAESLKMLESFVTQSPEERYRELLSERFDLVNRVPDKYIASMLGITPVSLSRIRKRMHTKGKTIT
- a CDS encoding sterol desaturase family protein → MEKIIETIVGIFSASVIRYFILAGIPFALFYLFMPVKLGKFKIQQKLATKKDFIREVWHSMQSTLVFSIIAAGLVFTPLHQYTRIYTHINDFPMWYMGVALVLSLIIHDTYFYWMHRLLHHKKLFKLTHLVHHKSTNPSPWTSYSFHILEAITEGLVLVPIVILLPMHPLTILLFTVTGFIINVYGHLGYEIMPKWFRFTWTFEILNTSVHHNLHHSKFKGNYGLYFRIWDRLMGTEHPDYVKEYDRLQDQRFN
- a CDS encoding YciI family protein gives rise to the protein MKDYIILFREPDGRMDEHPAEYLQVHQQRWSNWLTRLKAEGRLAGGSSLTLEGRLITGDGTTISHATHKVGTEIVGGFLLLKANSLDEAAEIASSCPIYESTGYSEVREFKN
- a CDS encoding AraC family transcriptional regulator, with the translated sequence MKAAVQKSTIPETQMFIIKKLEDKHFDPVWHSHCEYQLFVVLEGTGTRFIGDSIKSFGRGDLVFTGANLPHLWRSDEAYFKKDSQLSVHGIVIYLQENFMGEQMMQKEEMLLIKKLLKKSARGLEFYGECKDLVTRMMKALTLMSGLESLIQLLKILQVLANSKTYHYVSHTAYSDPVNENETDRMNKVYEYALANFRSRISLPELAEILCMTPSSFSRYFTARNNRTFSKFIMELRIKYACKLLMETNMPVSLISYESGFNTLSNFNKQFKEIMNKKPLEYKIQFSSI